In a single window of the Candidatus Cloacimonadaceae bacterium genome:
- a CDS encoding SLBB domain-containing protein has protein sequence MKKLLLLILILGIALGIYGQGTVSYAPISNISAYSYEGIRSGVEKLKMNTYILGQVAKPGLYSVPDDTNFLTLLALAGGPKEDAKLSKIRIIRPSNEEKERVLWVNLKKYMETGDESLLPAMKPGDTIVVSGTIFYAFSKVADFLSKAAIAFSVYNLVTNLK, from the coding sequence GTGAAGAAGTTACTGCTGTTAATCTTGATACTGGGAATTGCATTGGGCATTTATGGTCAAGGAACCGTATCGTATGCACCGATAAGCAATATATCCGCCTATTCATACGAAGGCATTCGTAGCGGCGTAGAGAAGCTGAAAATGAACACTTATATTTTGGGACAGGTGGCAAAACCGGGATTATACTCAGTGCCGGATGATACAAACTTCCTTACGCTATTGGCTTTAGCCGGTGGCCCCAAAGAAGATGCCAAGCTATCCAAGATTAGGATCATCCGCCCCAGCAACGAGGAAAAAGAAAGAGTCCTCTGGGTCAATCTGAAGAAATACATGGAAACCGGCGACGAATCACTGCTGCCGGCTATGAAACCGGGGGACACGATCGTGGTTTCCGGCACGATCTTCTATGCCTTCAGCAAAGTTGCGGATTTCCTCTCCAAAGCAGCTATTGCATTTAGCGTTTACAATCTCGTGACCAACTTGAAATAG